One genomic window of Dama dama isolate Ldn47 chromosome 7, ASM3311817v1, whole genome shotgun sequence includes the following:
- the FOXQ1 gene encoding forkhead box protein Q1, with the protein MKLEVFGPRAGLGDKLGSDLEGAGGSDAPSPLSAAGDDSLGSDGDCAANSPAAGGGQRSAGGGPGAEEAGAAGAAGAAAAGPGAGDAGSGGAGGGEGARGKPYTRRPKPPYSYIALIAMAIRDSAGGRLTLAEINEYLMGKFPFFRGSYTGWRNSVRHNLSLNDCFVKVLRDPSRPWGKDNYWMLNPNSEYTFADGVFRRRRKRLSHRAAAPGPALRPPDGAPPPPAPAAPAPASPRAHSPVRPEGRASPAGRFSGPFAIDSILSKPFRSRRAGDAGPGARPPWGAAPCPPPPPPPAYPALLQAAPAGALLPLCAFGAAEAPGLLARGAEAPPLLLAPLASPAPAKPLRGPAAGAHLYCPVRLPDALLAASARAPGPHLPGRPETLLA; encoded by the coding sequence ATGAAGCTGGAGGTGTTCGGGCCCCGCGCGGGTCTCGGGGACAAGCTGGGGAGTGATCTGGAGGGTGCGGGCGGCAGCGACGCGCCGTCTCCGCTATCGGCCGCGGGCGACGACTCCCTGGGCTCGGATGGGGACTGCGCGGCCAACAGCCCGGCGGCAGGCGGCGGCCAGCGGAGCGCGGGCGGCGGGCCGGGCGCTGAGGAGGCGGGCGCGGCTGGCGctgcgggggcggcggcggcggggcccggAGCCGGGGACGCAGGTTCggggggcgcgggcggcggcgaGGGCGCGCGCGGCAAGCCGTACACCCGGCGGCCCAAGCCCCCGTATTCGTACATCGCGCTCATCGCAATGGCCATCCGCGACTCGGCGGGCGGGCGCCTGACGCTGGCCGAAATCAACGAATACCTCATGGGCAAGTTCCCGTTCTTCCGCGGCAGCTACACCGGCTGGCGCAACTCCGTGCGCCACAACCTCTCGCTCAACGACTGCTTCGTCAAGGTGCTTCGCGACCCCTCGCGGCCCTGGGGCAAGGACAACTACTGGATGCTGAATCCCAACAGCGAGTACACCTTCGCCGACGGCGTCTTCCGCCGCCGCCGCAAGCGCCTCAGCCACCGGGCAGCGGCCCCGGGCCCCGCGCTCCGGCCCCCGGACGGCGCGCCCCCGCCGCCCGCGCCCGCCGCCCCGGCCCCGGCTTCGCCCCGCGCGCACTCGCCCGTCCGCCCGGAGGGGCGCGCCAGCCCGGCGGGCAGATTCTCCGGCCCCTTCGCCATCGACAGCATCCTCAGCAAACCCTTCCGCAGCCGCCGCGCCGGGGACGCGGGCCCCGGGGCGCGCCCTCCGTGGGGCGCGGCGCCttgcccgccgccgccgccgccgcccgcctaCCCGGCGCTGCTCCAGGCCGCGCCCGCCGGGGCCCTGCTGCCGCTCTGCGCGTTTGGAGCGGCCGAGGCGCCGGGGCTGCTAGCGCGCGGGGCCGAGGCGCCGCCCCTCCTCCTAGCGCCCCTGGCCTCCCCGGCCCCGGCCAAGCCGCTCCGAGGCCCGGCCGCCGGTGCGCACCTGTACTGCCCCGTGCGGCTACCCGACGCCCTGCTCGCGGCCTCGGCCCGCGCGCCCGGCCCGCACCTGCCTGGGCGGCCTGAGACGCTCCTGGCCTGA